Proteins from a genomic interval of Chryseobacterium indologenes:
- a CDS encoding GreA/GreB family elongation factor, with protein MSEQIIVTTGIYDAIKDTLRRKKVSIPEEKRLAEELRKAKQVLRRDLPKDVVTVERKVTLKDHTLDVEHEYIFVPSTREKLKKNKHSILSEIALAVVGYKVGDIIDWPFKDGNRTIEIMKVETWEG; from the coding sequence ATGTCCGAACAAATTATCGTAACTACAGGAATTTACGATGCTATAAAAGATACACTCAGAAGAAAGAAAGTAAGTATACCTGAAGAAAAAAGGCTTGCTGAAGAATTGAGAAAAGCTAAACAGGTGTTGAGAAGAGATTTACCTAAAGATGTAGTAACAGTCGAGAGAAAGGTAACTTTAAAGGATCACACCCTTGATGTTGAACATGAATATATTTTTGTACCCTCTACCAGAGAAAAACTAAAAAAGAATAAGCACTCTATACTTTCTGAAATTGCTCTTGCTGTAGTCGGCTATAAAGTTGGTGATATCATCGACTGGCCTTTTAAAGACGGAAACAGAACCATTGAAATCATGAAAGTAGAAACCTGGGAAGGATAA